In a genomic window of Methanogenium sp. S4BF:
- a CDS encoding dTDP-4-dehydrorhamnose 3,5-epimerase family protein gives MIEGVHIIPLKTILDERGYIRHLMKSTDPYFSGFGEIYFSVIYPNAIKGWHVHKKMELNYAVIYGNIKLVLYDGREHSPTRGEIQEIFMGEENYVLAKVPPHVVNGFKAIGDTKAIVANCASIPHDPDEIERLDPFNEEIGYDWNIRNS, from the coding sequence ATGATTGAAGGTGTACACATAATTCCCTTGAAAACTATTCTCGATGAGCGTGGCTACATCAGACATCTGATGAAGTCAACGGATCCATATTTCAGCGGATTCGGCGAGATTTACTTCTCTGTAATCTATCCAAATGCGATAAAAGGGTGGCATGTCCATAAAAAGATGGAACTGAATTATGCAGTAATTTATGGAAATATTAAATTGGTGCTCTATGACGGACGGGAGCATTCACCGACTCGCGGAGAAATTCAGGAAATTTTCATGGGGGAGGAGAATTATGTACTTGCAAAGGTACCGCCTCACGTGGTGAACGGATTCAAGGCAATCGGTGACACAAAGGCAATCGTGGCCAACTGTGCATCAATTCCCCATGATCCTGACGAGATTGAGCGCCTCGATCCCTTTAATGAAGAGATTGGGTATGACTGGAATATCAGGAATAGCTAA
- the rfbH gene encoding lipopolysaccharide biosynthesis protein RfbH: MERKEQIKKEIFEKVKEYYAEVHQPAFCAPFIEDTSRINYAGRVFDEKEMINLVDSSLDFWLTYGTYSKEFETRFAQYLGVRWAFLVNSGSSANLLAFFTLTSPLLKERQIKRGDEVITVAAGFPTTVSPIIQYGAIPVFVDVELETFNIDTAQLDKALSPLTKAVMVAHTLGNPVNLDVIKDFCDEHNLWFIEDNCDSLGSKYDGTFTGVWGDIGTSSFYPPHHMTMGEGGAVYTNNPLLKKIMLSMRDWGRDCYCESGMDNTCNARFSQQFGTLPWGYDHKYVYSHFGFNLKVSDMQAAVGLAQLEKLPGFTEKRKENFAALYSGLRDLDHYFILPKAGPKSEPSWFGFMITLKNGLKFTRNDLVEYLESHHIQTRNLFAGNILRQPAFDTIGKDLHYRVIGGLPNTDKIMNDSFWIGVYPGMRPEALQYVVKKIREFVKKYE, from the coding sequence ATGGAGAGAAAAGAACAGATTAAAAAAGAGATTTTTGAAAAAGTAAAAGAATATTATGCTGAAGTTCATCAACCCGCCTTTTGTGCTCCTTTCATCGAAGATACAAGCCGAATTAATTATGCAGGGCGTGTCTTTGATGAAAAAGAAATGATAAACCTTGTCGATAGTTCATTGGATTTTTGGCTCACCTATGGAACATACTCAAAAGAATTCGAAACCCGATTTGCCCAATATCTGGGTGTCCGCTGGGCATTCCTTGTAAATAGTGGTAGCTCAGCAAATCTTCTTGCATTTTTTACGCTGACCTCTCCGCTGTTGAAAGAGCGACAGATAAAAAGAGGTGATGAAGTTATAACGGTAGCAGCCGGATTCCCGACTACCGTATCTCCTATAATACAATACGGAGCCATCCCGGTTTTTGTGGATGTGGAACTTGAGACTTTTAATATCGATACGGCGCAACTCGATAAAGCGCTAAGCCCTTTGACGAAAGCGGTTATGGTGGCCCACACGCTTGGCAACCCCGTTAATCTGGATGTCATTAAAGATTTTTGTGATGAGCACAACCTATGGTTTATCGAGGACAATTGTGATTCACTGGGATCAAAATACGATGGTACATTCACGGGTGTCTGGGGTGATATCGGTACGAGCAGTTTCTATCCTCCTCATCACATGACAATGGGAGAAGGGGGGGCAGTGTATACCAATAACCCCCTGCTCAAAAAGATTATGCTGAGCATGAGAGACTGGGGGCGTGACTGTTACTGTGAGAGTGGTATGGACAATACCTGCAATGCACGATTTTCTCAACAGTTTGGAACGTTGCCCTGGGGCTATGATCACAAATATGTGTATAGCCATTTTGGGTTTAACCTTAAAGTCTCAGACATGCAGGCGGCAGTTGGGCTCGCTCAGCTGGAAAAATTACCCGGCTTTACAGAGAAACGAAAAGAGAATTTTGCTGCACTATACAGTGGTTTACGTGATCTGGATCATTATTTTATCCTTCCCAAAGCTGGACCAAAAAGTGAGCCGAGTTGGTTTGGCTTTATGATAACGCTTAAAAATGGGCTGAAATTCACTCGAAATGATCTCGTTGAGTATCTGGAATCTCATCATATCCAAACCCGGAACCTGTTTGCCGGAAATATCCTTCGCCAACCTGCATTTGACACGATAGGTAAAGACCTTCATTACCGGGTAATTGGTGGTCTGCCAAATACGGATAAGATAATGAATGACAGTTTCTGGATTGGGGTTTATCCGGGTATGAGGCCTGAAGCATTACAATACGTGGTAAAAAAAATACGGGAGTTTGTAAAAAAATATGAGTAA
- the rfbG gene encoding CDP-glucose 4,6-dehydratase, protein METLFGGIFKNKTVLVTGHTGFKGSWLVFWLNQLGADVVGYSLSAPTNPNHFDLLHLAIESVTGDIRDDKNLDSAFRKYQPEIVFHLAAQPIVRLSYEKPVETYETNVIGTLQVFEACRKHNVRAIVNVTSDKCYENKEWVWGYRENDPMGGYDPYSSSKACAELLTSSYRNSFFNLKDYKNVHTTLLASCIAGNVIGGGDWAKDRLMTDIMLSVSQNKLIHIRNPNATRPWQHVLEPLSGYLQIGQKLLEEKTEFADRWNFGPGDGKSMSVKEVVENVKKYWNDVSFEISPATEQLHEANLLRLDCSKSQIKLNWRSVWDSTTTFEKTVNWYKSYYENGIIETQENLESYIHDAKEKKIEWAG, encoded by the coding sequence ATGGAGACTCTTTTTGGTGGCATTTTCAAAAATAAGACGGTATTAGTCACCGGTCATACCGGATTCAAAGGCTCCTGGTTAGTTTTTTGGCTCAATCAACTGGGAGCAGATGTGGTGGGCTACTCACTTTCCGCTCCAACAAATCCCAATCATTTCGACCTGCTCCACTTGGCTATTGAATCAGTTACCGGAGATATCCGGGATGACAAAAACCTTGACTCTGCCTTTCGTAAATACCAACCGGAAATTGTCTTTCATCTCGCTGCCCAACCGATTGTCAGACTTTCATACGAGAAACCGGTAGAAACGTACGAGACAAATGTTATAGGGACCCTTCAGGTTTTTGAAGCGTGCAGAAAGCATAACGTCAGGGCAATAGTCAATGTGACCAGCGACAAATGCTATGAAAATAAGGAGTGGGTCTGGGGCTATAGAGAAAATGATCCCATGGGTGGTTATGACCCTTATAGTTCCAGTAAGGCGTGTGCAGAATTATTAACCAGCAGTTATAGAAACTCCTTCTTTAATCTTAAGGATTATAAAAATGTTCATACTACCCTTTTGGCAAGTTGTATCGCAGGAAATGTTATCGGTGGTGGTGACTGGGCAAAAGACCGATTAATGACAGACATCATGCTTTCTGTTTCTCAAAATAAATTAATTCATATCAGAAATCCAAATGCAACCAGACCCTGGCAGCATGTGCTGGAACCTCTGAGTGGATATCTGCAGATTGGACAAAAGTTACTGGAGGAAAAGACAGAGTTTGCAGACAGGTGGAATTTTGGCCCCGGTGACGGGAAAAGTATGTCCGTTAAGGAAGTTGTAGAAAATGTAAAAAAATACTGGAATGACGTTAGTTTTGAAATAAGTCCCGCAACAGAGCAGCTTCATGAGGCAAATCTTCTCAGGCTGGACTGCTCGAAATCTCAAATAAAACTCAACTGGAGGAGTGTGTGGGATAGCACGACGACGTTTGAAAAAACCGTGAACTGGTACAAAAGCTATTATGAGAATGGTATAATCGAGACACAGGAGAATCTCGAATCATACATACATGACGCAAAAGAGAAAAAAATTGAGTGGGCAGGGTGA
- the rfbF gene encoding glucose-1-phosphate cytidylyltransferase — MKVLLLAGGYGTRLSEETEVRPKPMVEIGGMPIIWHIMKIYSYYGFNDFVILLGYKGYQIKEYFANYFLHQSNLTIDVKTGQMQVHSNSSEPWKVTLIDTGLNSMTGGRIKRAQEIIGDEPFMVTYGDGVADINICKLLEFHKSHGKAMTITSVQPDGRFGVLKIENGTKVVNFVEKIKGDGNNWINAGFFVCEPEVFDYIEGDDTIFEQDPLKNLAKDGEINTYMHEGFWKPMDTLRDKFLLQDLWETNKAPWRVW; from the coding sequence ATGAAAGTTTTGCTGCTTGCCGGGGGTTATGGCACGAGACTGAGTGAAGAGACAGAAGTCCGGCCAAAACCGATGGTGGAAATTGGGGGAATGCCCATTATATGGCACATTATGAAAATTTATTCCTATTACGGTTTCAATGATTTCGTTATATTACTTGGGTATAAAGGGTACCAGATTAAAGAATATTTTGCTAATTATTTTCTTCACCAGAGTAATTTGACAATTGATGTAAAGACCGGCCAGATGCAGGTGCATTCCAATTCCAGTGAACCATGGAAAGTCACCCTTATTGATACCGGGCTGAATAGCATGACAGGTGGCAGAATCAAGCGAGCTCAGGAGATAATCGGGGATGAGCCGTTTATGGTTACGTATGGCGATGGGGTGGCTGATATAAATATATGCAAATTATTGGAGTTTCACAAATCACATGGCAAAGCCATGACAATAACATCTGTCCAGCCGGATGGAAGATTTGGGGTTCTGAAAATTGAAAATGGTACTAAAGTCGTAAATTTTGTGGAGAAGATAAAAGGGGATGGTAACAATTGGATCAATGCAGGTTTCTTTGTGTGCGAACCAGAAGTGTTCGATTACATTGAAGGTGATGATACCATATTTGAGCAGGATCCGTTGAAAAATCTTGCAAAAGATGGTGAGATAAATACCTATATGCACGAAGGATTTTGGAAACCTATGGACACTCTCAGGGATAAATTCTTACTCCAGGATCTGTGGGAAACCAATAAAGCCCCTTGGAGAGTCTGGTAA
- a CDS encoding formyltransferase family protein has protein sequence MYVSKRALTIGLGVVTIIIIIITQGMSPIMPAFLSSKHTIAGIAEDAPRIVPSQLKRNLSGLYEKLNNTENLHSLCKKKNIPYYYLTNENQDLFASWVRSKNPDIIAVYSMSHLLNENILSIPKCGAVNLHPSLLPSYRGPNPFFWMYYNMEKSGGVTVHFISKGEDNGEIIFQEWYDIPPGSDGPELNNNMIKTIGVPLFLKAIDAIERGDAPKIIQPVHSPTLRARQILSGEQKNIIDWEKWDIERIWHVLRGYAKYMDLIEPPGGIYAGQRWDVGEYQKDNADDMDKGVIIKLSDGYCIAGNNGIIQLSVDYRAKNTLYWVFNQGLHCFKWFKY, from the coding sequence ATGTACGTCTCAAAAAGGGCCCTGACTATTGGTTTAGGGGTGGTTACCATTATTATTATAATTATTACTCAGGGAATGTCTCCAATAATGCCGGCATTTCTGAGTTCAAAACATACTATTGCAGGGATAGCGGAAGACGCTCCAAGAATTGTTCCCTCACAATTGAAACGGAACCTTTCCGGATTATACGAAAAATTGAATAATACCGAAAATCTGCATTCTTTGTGCAAAAAAAAGAATATTCCATATTATTATTTAACCAATGAAAATCAGGACCTTTTTGCGTCCTGGGTTCGATCGAAAAACCCTGATATTATCGCTGTATATTCAATGTCTCACCTGTTGAATGAAAATATTCTTTCCATTCCGAAATGTGGTGCAGTCAACCTGCACCCATCACTCTTACCCTCATATCGGGGGCCAAATCCGTTTTTTTGGATGTATTACAATATGGAAAAATCTGGGGGGGTTACTGTCCATTTTATCAGTAAAGGAGAGGATAATGGGGAAATAATATTTCAGGAATGGTATGATATTCCGCCCGGGAGTGATGGACCGGAACTGAATAACAACATGATCAAAACGATTGGTGTTCCTCTTTTCCTGAAGGCAATAGATGCGATAGAAAGGGGGGATGCTCCGAAAATTATTCAACCGGTACATAGCCCTACATTACGGGCGAGGCAGATATTATCCGGGGAACAAAAAAATATCATTGACTGGGAAAAATGGGATATTGAACGTATCTGGCACGTATTAAGGGGGTATGCAAAATACATGGATCTTATCGAACCGCCAGGTGGTATTTATGCTGGCCAAAGGTGGGATGTGGGTGAATATCAAAAAGATAATGCGGATGATATGGATAAAGGAGTGATTATCAAATTATCTGATGGCTATTGTATTGCTGGAAATAATGGAATAATTCAATTATCGGTCGATTATCGTGCCAAAAATACATTATACTGGGTATTTAATCAGGGTCTTCACTGTTTTAAGTGGTTTAAATACTAA
- a CDS encoding GNAT family N-acetyltransferase, whose translation MGKSTIEARVLEESEYSVWDELVENSVQGTIFHTSDWLGLCSESFKAEPKIFGCFNDKNELMCGCSLFIYKSKGIFKNAISTSVMTPYGGFVLRPSNSTKIRKMEEDYFLCIHSLEKLIRNQKYLSTIITNSPDILDVRPLTWNRWISRVFYTYYLDLNSFDLNNASREIKREITRATKSGISLQSIRNAEIHNTLFQKVFERQNLLPPADITAFNKVIEHINRNKIGDMWIAKNQYDEIIGSQIWLWDTKRAYIWSVASDPDFRNSGVNIFSVYTILQELCSKGFGEVNMMQGNIPNLAEFAAKFNPKLVPYYSVENYSSIIELAMKIRRKF comes from the coding sequence ATGGGTAAATCAACCATTGAAGCCAGAGTTCTGGAAGAATCCGAATACTCAGTTTGGGATGAATTGGTAGAGAATTCTGTCCAGGGTACGATATTTCATACCAGTGACTGGCTGGGTCTTTGCAGTGAATCGTTTAAAGCTGAACCAAAAATATTCGGTTGCTTTAATGATAAAAATGAATTAATGTGCGGGTGCTCACTATTCATTTATAAATCAAAAGGTATTTTTAAAAATGCAATTTCAACGAGTGTAATGACACCATACGGTGGTTTTGTTTTAAGGCCGTCTAATAGCACTAAAATTCGAAAAATGGAAGAAGATTACTTCCTTTGCATTCATAGTCTGGAAAAATTAATTCGGAATCAAAAGTATTTATCCACAATTATTACGAATTCTCCTGACATATTGGACGTCAGGCCGTTAACATGGAATAGATGGATAAGCAGAGTTTTTTATACGTATTATCTTGACCTGAATTCTTTTGATCTGAACAATGCCTCAAGAGAGATTAAAAGAGAGATTACGCGTGCGACGAAATCCGGTATAAGCCTCCAAAGCATCAGGAATGCAGAGATTCACAATACTTTGTTTCAAAAAGTATTTGAGCGGCAAAATCTTCTGCCACCTGCAGATATTACTGCATTTAATAAAGTGATTGAACACATAAACCGGAATAAAATTGGTGACATGTGGATTGCAAAAAATCAGTATGATGAAATTATCGGGTCACAAATCTGGTTGTGGGACACAAAAAGAGCATATATATGGAGTGTTGCCTCTGATCCGGATTTTAGAAACAGCGGAGTGAATATTTTCTCAGTATATACTATTCTTCAGGAATTATGCAGCAAAGGTTTTGGGGAAGTAAATATGATGCAGGGAAATATTCCGAATCTGGCAGAATTTGCTGCCAAATTTAACCCAAAGCTGGTTCCATATTACAGTGTGGAGAATTATTCATCAATTATTGAGCTTGCAATGAAAATCAGGAGGAAATTCTGA
- a CDS encoding polysaccharide deacetylase family protein produces the protein MEENYGAKSSFYFLALKPGDKDYSYDILDLKDEIRNIPGRGWEVGLHGGHTAYNSYERICEEKKRLEDALGSDVVGYRNHYLHFRVPDTWEYLSHAGFMYDTTFGYGDCVGFRNGMCHPFLPYNLESKKYVGIVEIPLIVMETSLLDPYMRLDTEAALKVVRCLIDSTAECRGVFTLLWHNDSLVDDLPEQMMYRKILEYCSDKGAWMTSGEDIAKWWKSNG, from the coding sequence ATGGAAGAGAATTATGGCGCAAAATCAAGTTTTTATTTTCTTGCCTTAAAACCCGGAGATAAGGATTATTCATATGATATTCTGGATTTAAAAGATGAGATCAGAAATATCCCGGGGAGGGGATGGGAGGTGGGACTTCACGGAGGGCATACGGCATATAATTCCTATGAACGGATTTGTGAAGAAAAAAAGAGACTGGAGGATGCCCTTGGTTCAGATGTAGTCGGATATCGGAATCACTATCTCCACTTCCGGGTGCCGGATACGTGGGAATATCTGAGCCATGCCGGATTTATGTATGATACCACCTTTGGATATGGCGATTGTGTGGGCTTCAGGAATGGGATGTGCCATCCTTTTCTACCATACAATCTTGAGTCAAAAAAATATGTTGGGATTGTCGAGATCCCCCTGATTGTCATGGAAACCTCGCTCTTAGATCCGTATATGCGTCTGGACACAGAGGCTGCCCTGAAAGTGGTGCGTTGCCTTATAGACTCCACAGCAGAGTGCCGGGGTGTCTTTACGCTCCTCTGGCACAATGACTCTCTGGTGGATGACCTGCCTGAGCAGATGATGTACAGGAAGATTCTGGAGTACTGTTCTGATAAGGGCGCCTGGATGACGAGCGGGGAGGATATTGCAAAGTGGTGGAAAAGTAATGGGTAA
- the gmd gene encoding GDP-mannose 4,6-dehydratase, with protein MTTALITGITGQDGSYLAELLLHKGYEVHGLIRRSSTFNTSRLGHIYEDPHDPGARLFLHYGDLSDCEQISNIVYNIKPDEIYHLGAQSHVRVSFDTPEYTGSVTGLGTTRLLETIRKSGNGIKFYQASSSEMFGATPPPQNEKTPFWPRSPYACAKVYAYWMTKNYRDGYNMFAANGILFNHESPRRGETFVTRKITRGIAGILSGKEKYLYLGNLDARRDWGFAPEYVECMWRILQQDDADDFVIGSGQTNSVREFVEESFTYAGLDTNEHVKIDPKYFRPTEVESLISDTQKSKEKLGWTPKIKFYDLVRIMVDADLRAYGLTPPGEGDEILQKVFPDKWWHGD; from the coding sequence ATGACAACAGCATTAATTACTGGAATCACGGGCCAGGATGGTTCATATCTTGCAGAATTACTGCTCCACAAGGGTTATGAAGTGCATGGCCTGATCAGACGATCATCCACTTTTAACACCTCACGGCTTGGCCACATCTACGAAGATCCCCATGACCCCGGGGCCCGCCTTTTTCTTCATTACGGCGACCTCTCAGACTGTGAGCAGATATCCAATATCGTCTACAATATCAAACCAGACGAAATTTATCACCTCGGTGCTCAGAGCCATGTGCGGGTGAGCTTCGATACACCTGAATATACCGGGTCTGTAACCGGCCTCGGAACGACCCGCCTCCTGGAAACGATACGGAAGAGCGGAAATGGGATAAAATTCTACCAGGCATCAAGCAGCGAGATGTTTGGAGCAACACCTCCCCCCCAGAATGAAAAAACGCCATTTTGGCCAAGAAGCCCGTATGCGTGTGCGAAAGTCTACGCATATTGGATGACGAAAAATTATCGTGACGGGTACAACATGTTTGCCGCCAATGGCATTCTCTTCAACCATGAATCACCTCGTCGCGGTGAAACATTTGTCACACGGAAGATTACCCGTGGAATAGCAGGAATCCTTTCCGGAAAGGAAAAATACCTCTATCTTGGAAATTTGGACGCTCGCCGGGACTGGGGTTTTGCCCCGGAATATGTCGAGTGCATGTGGCGTATCCTGCAGCAGGACGACGCTGATGATTTTGTTATTGGGAGCGGACAGACCAACTCAGTCAGAGAATTTGTTGAAGAATCGTTCACATACGCAGGTTTGGATACCAACGAACATGTCAAAATCGATCCAAAATATTTCAGGCCTACCGAAGTCGAATCATTGATCAGCGATACACAAAAAAGTAAAGAAAAACTGGGATGGACACCAAAAATTAAATTTTATGACCTTGTTCGAATAATGGTCGATGCTGATCTCCGTGCTTATGGTTTAACTCCACCAGGTGAGGGGGATGAAATTCTTCAGAAGGTTTTCCCGGATAAATGGTGGCATGGTGACTAA
- a CDS encoding GDP-L-fucose synthase, whose protein sequence is MEFWDNKNILVTGGAGFLGTFLIEKLLLKGVQKENIRIPRSKDLDLREWEGCTEAVEGIDIVIHLAARVGGIGYNQKYPANLFYDNAMMGIQLIEAARLAGVDKFVEVGTICAYPKYTPVPFKEEDLWNGYPEETNAPYGLAKKMLLVQTQAYRQQYGFNGIYLLPVNLYGPGDNFHPEHSHVIPAIIRKVVTARDNGDRYIEAWGNGSASREFLYVEDAAEGIILASEKYEKADPVNLGSGREITIKELITLISDLAGYDGDIHWDTSKPDGQPRRCLDVSRAEKEFDFRSKTSFEEGLRNTISWYEKTAAEGLI, encoded by the coding sequence ATGGAATTCTGGGATAACAAAAATATATTAGTAACAGGCGGAGCCGGATTCCTCGGCACCTTCCTCATCGAAAAACTTCTGCTAAAAGGTGTACAGAAAGAAAATATCAGAATACCAAGAAGCAAAGACCTCGACCTCCGAGAGTGGGAGGGCTGTACAGAGGCAGTTGAAGGCATTGACATTGTCATTCACCTTGCTGCACGTGTCGGGGGAATCGGGTACAATCAAAAATATCCGGCAAACCTCTTTTACGACAACGCGATGATGGGCATTCAACTGATTGAAGCAGCCCGGTTAGCGGGTGTTGATAAATTTGTCGAGGTCGGTACAATCTGTGCATATCCGAAGTATACACCAGTACCATTCAAAGAGGAAGATCTCTGGAACGGTTATCCCGAGGAGACAAACGCCCCTTATGGCCTCGCAAAAAAGATGCTCCTGGTTCAGACCCAGGCATACAGACAACAGTACGGGTTCAATGGCATCTATCTCCTTCCCGTGAACCTCTATGGGCCGGGAGATAATTTTCATCCCGAACACTCCCATGTCATTCCTGCCATTATCAGAAAAGTAGTTACAGCAAGGGACAATGGTGACCGATATATTGAAGCATGGGGAAACGGCAGTGCATCCCGCGAATTTCTCTATGTCGAAGATGCAGCTGAAGGAATTATCCTTGCATCCGAAAAATATGAAAAAGCCGATCCGGTGAACCTTGGTTCAGGCAGAGAAATTACCATAAAAGAGTTGATCACTCTCATTTCTGACCTCGCCGGCTACGATGGCGATATCCACTGGGACACCTCAAAACCAGACGGACAGCCAAGGCGGTGTCTTGATGTCTCCCGGGCGGAAAAAGAGTTTGATTTCCGGTCAAAGACATCTTTTGAGGAGGGCCTGAGAAACACGATCAGCTGGTATGAAAAAACTGCAGCGGAGGGATTAATCTGA
- a CDS encoding glycosyltransferase — MKYKLGCTPSWWQLLKALHEIGNEVIAVPYLGDPVESPWWRTYPNPCSCESKMYNRILEHKKRCGTLASHNENPNSLLNRFAERYVKRKWEDHIFSILQSEKDVDAVFIMNIPLNHIKGIAEKIHEEFAIPVEYYDGDMPTILPKYATGRGFKFNYYVDADLSEFDAFFTNSKGVIPDLEEMGARNVHPLYYAADPDLFTPVNIEKDIDISFFGYGSEFREEWMTKMIANPSMHLADVNFSVGGRGFGIPMKKVHLIGDLSYSAFREFCCRSKICLNITRWSHTNVYASATARPFELAAYGACIVSQPYNGIEEWFDVGKEIMVVQNEREAIEIYNWLLSSGEEREKMGENARKRIMMEHTFHHRAKKIVQNFAK, encoded by the coding sequence ATGAAGTATAAACTTGGCTGCACCCCATCCTGGTGGCAGCTGCTCAAAGCGCTCCATGAGATCGGCAACGAAGTGATCGCCGTCCCTTACCTCGGTGACCCGGTTGAATCGCCATGGTGGAGAACATATCCAAATCCATGCAGTTGTGAGAGTAAAATGTATAATCGCATTCTCGAGCACAAAAAGCGATGCGGAACACTTGCAAGTCACAATGAAAATCCAAATTCTCTCCTGAACAGGTTTGCCGAACGGTATGTAAAGCGAAAATGGGAGGACCATATCTTCTCCATACTTCAAAGTGAGAAGGATGTTGATGCCGTCTTTATCATGAACATCCCTCTCAATCACATCAAAGGGATTGCAGAAAAGATACATGAGGAATTCGCGATACCTGTCGAGTATTATGACGGCGACATGCCAACAATTCTTCCAAAATATGCAACAGGAAGAGGATTTAAATTCAATTATTATGTTGATGCAGACCTTTCGGAGTTTGATGCATTCTTTACGAACTCAAAAGGTGTCATACCCGACCTTGAAGAGATGGGGGCCAGAAACGTTCACCCCCTCTATTATGCGGCAGATCCGGATCTCTTTACACCGGTCAATATTGAAAAGGATATTGACATCTCATTTTTTGGTTATGGGAGCGAATTCAGGGAGGAATGGATGACAAAGATGATTGCCAATCCTTCAATGCATCTTGCCGATGTAAACTTCAGCGTTGGCGGGAGAGGATTTGGAATCCCCATGAAAAAAGTACACCTCATCGGAGATCTCTCATACAGTGCCTTCAGAGAGTTTTGCTGCCGAAGCAAGATATGCCTGAATATAACCCGGTGGTCACATACGAACGTCTATGCCTCGGCAACGGCACGACCATTTGAGCTGGCAGCATATGGTGCATGCATCGTGTCACAGCCCTACAATGGAATTGAAGAGTGGTTTGATGTTGGGAAGGAAATTATGGTTGTCCAAAATGAACGTGAAGCAATTGAAATATACAACTGGTTGCTGTCTTCCGGGGAGGAGAGAGAAAAAATGGGGGAAAATGCACGGAAACGGATTATGATGGAACATACATTTCATCACCGAGCTAAGAAAATCGTTCAGAATTTTGCGAAATGA